The following proteins are encoded in a genomic region of Brachypodium distachyon strain Bd21 chromosome 1, Brachypodium_distachyon_v3.0, whole genome shotgun sequence:
- the LOC100846787 gene encoding cytochrome P450 716B1: MQDSFFFEFSAAAFLNALLYIPVQSLMICNSSFHSIIKHPDLNTHAPIMDYLPIALALVVTAASCIAIHLLTRAKNKKARPANLPPGSLGLPVIGQSLGLLRAMRSSSGDRWVRDRIDRYGPVSKLSLFGTPTVLLAGPAANKFTFFSSALTTRQPRSVQRILGEKSILDLHGADHRRVRGALLEFLRPDMLKMYVGRIDGEVRHHLEENWAGGRTTVTVLPLMKRLTFDIISALLFGLERGAVREALVGDFSRMIEGMWAIPVNLPFTAFSRSLRASGRARRALEGITREKKAKLLEHGKKEASGNNDLITCLLSLKDDHGKPLLTDEEIVDNSMVALIAGHDTSSILITFMIRHLANDPVTLAAMVQEHEEIAKNKADGEALTWEDLTKMKFTWRVAQETLRIVPPIFGNFRRALEDIEFEGYHIPKGWQVFWNANVTHMDASIFHEPAKFDPSRFENQSATAAPPCSFVAFGGGPRICPGIEFSRIETLVTMHYLVRQFSWKLCCKENTFVRDPMPSPLHGLPIEIKQRTSPCSRPKSTATSEDQLIAV; this comes from the exons ATGCAAGATTCTTTCTTCTTCGAATTCTCCGCTGCAGCATTCTTAAATGCTCTCCTATATATACCAGTGCAAAGTCTCATGATTTGCAATTCCAGCTTCCATAGTATAATTAAGCACCCTGATCTCAACACTCACGCTCCTATCATGGATTATTTGCCGATAGCCTTAGCGCTCGTCGTGACGGCCGCATCATGCATAGCCATCCACCTCCTGACCAGagccaagaacaagaaggcaCGGCCGGCCAACCTGCCCCCGGGCTCCCTCGGCCTGCCGGTGATCGGCCAGAGCCTGGGCCTCCTCCGGGCCATGCGCAGCAGCTCCGGCGACCGCTGGGTCCGGGACCGGATCGACCGGTACGGGCCGGTGTCGAAGCTGTCGCTGTTCGGCACGCCGACGGTGCTCCTGGCGGGTCCGGCGGCCAACAAGTTCACGTTCTTCAGCAGCGCGCTGACGACGCGGCAGCCCCGGTCCGTGCAGCGGATCCTGGGCGAGAAGAGCATCCTGGACCTCCACGGCGCCGACCACCGGCGCGTCCGGGGCGCGCTGCTGGAGTTCCTCAGGCCGGACATGCTCAAGATGTACGTGGGCCGGAtcgacggcgaggtgcggcaCCACCTCGAGGAGAACTGGGCCGGTGGCCGGACCACAGTCACGGTGCTTCCGTTGATGAAGCGGCTGACGTTCGACATCATCTCTGCGCTGCTCTTCGGGCTCGAGAGGGGCGCCGTAAGGGAGGCCTTGGTTGGGGACTTCTCGCGCATGATCGAGGGCATGTGGGCCATCCCCGTGAACCTGCCGTTCACGGCCTTCAGCCGGAGCCTCAGGGCCAGCGGCAGGGCTCGCCGGGCGCTTGAAGGGATCACGcgggagaagaaggccaagcTGCTGGAGCATGGCAAGAAGGAGGCCTCGGGGAACAACGATCTCATCACCTGCCTGCTCAGCTTGAAGGACGACCATGGCAAGCCGCTGCTGACCGATGAGGAGATCGTCGACAACTCCATGGTCGCCCTCATCGCTGGCCACGACACGTCGTCTATCCTCATCACGTTCATGATTCGACACCTTGCGAATGATCCGGTCACCCTCGCAGCCATGGTCCAAG AGCATGAAGAAATTGCGAAGAACAAGGCTGATGGAGAGGCTCTGACCTGGGAAGACCTGACGAAGATGAAATTCACATGGCGAGTTGCCCAGGAGACACTTCGCATCGTTCCTCCGATCTTCGGCAACTTCAGAAGAGCGCTCGAGGACATCGAGTTCGAGGGCTACCACATCCCAAAAGGATGGCAG GTGTTCTGGAATGCAAACGTGACGCACATGGACGCAAGCATCTTCCACGAGCCAGCCAAGTTCGACCCGTCCCGGTTCGAGAACCAGTCTGCAACGGCAGCGCCTCCATGCTCCTTCGTGGCGTTCGGGGGCGGCCCGAGGATATGCCCTGGGATAGAGTTTTCCAGGATCGAGACGCTGGTGACCATGCATTACCTGGTGAGGCAGTTCAGTTGGAAGCTCTGCTGCAAGGAGAACACTTTTGTGAGAGACCCCATGCCGTCGCCGCTGCATGGCCTGCCCATCGAAATAAAACAAAGGACCTCTCCTTGTTCGCGGCCGAAATCCACAGCAACCTCAGAAGATCAATTAATAGCAGTGTAG